From one Brachypodium distachyon strain Bd21 chromosome 4, Brachypodium_distachyon_v3.0, whole genome shotgun sequence genomic stretch:
- the LOC100839647 gene encoding serine/threonine-protein kinase D6PKL2 → MSSESASQSMPEQTAKPKEMGEDDRQESAAEEILGERIPSHQQQGSPSSVLDKDTSGPPSDSGVLDVPLAPLEEDSDELKENKNSDSNGNQEKKTSQKSSMSDSFASAKASDGTNSLGKTSGSAKTSGSAKTSGCDFTESGKSSMCRVSASSDLSDESSCSSMSSATTKPHKGNDSRWEAIQVVKSRDGVLGLNQFRLLKKLGSGDIGSVYLSELSGTKSHFAMKVMDKTSLASRKKLLRAQTEREILQSLDHPFLPTLYTHFETDKFSCLVMEFCPGGDLHTLRQRQPGKHFSEQAAKFYVAEVLLALEYLHMLGIIYRDLKPENVLVREDGHIMLTDFDLSLRCSVSPTVIRSANPGLDAMQRNNAAYCVQPACIQPSCVAPTTCFGPRFFSKSKSKSKSKKDKSKPDVVNQGNLFPEMIAEPTDARSMSFVGTHEYLAPEIVKGEGHGSAVDWWTFGIFLYELLFGKTPFKGSGNRATLFNVVGQPLRFPESPLVSFSARDMIRGLLVKDPQHRLGHKRGATEIKQHPFFEGVNWALIRCASPPDIPKPVELDCRPKQVPSTNGKVVPAANQKGSDNYLEFEFF, encoded by the exons ATGTCTTCCGAATCTGCTTCCCAAAGTATGCCCGAGCAGACGGCAAAGCCAAAGGAAATGGGGGAAGATGACAGACAAGAATCTGCTGCCGAGGAGATTTTGGGGGAGCGGATACCGTCTCACCAGCAGCAAGGATCTCCATCTTCTGTGTTGGACAAGGATACTTCAGGACCTCCTTCAGATTCTGGGGTCCTGGATGTGCCACTAGCACCACTTGAAGAAGATTCTGATGAGTTAAAAGAGAACAAAAACTCAGATTCTAATGGGAatcaagaaaagaagacaTCACAAAAGAGTAGTATGAGTGACAGCTTTGCTTCTGCTAAAGCAAGTGATGGGACAAATAGTTTGGGCAAGACCAGTGGTAGTGCTAAGACCAGTGGTAGTGCTAAGACGAGTGGTTGTGATTTCACTGAGAGTGGTAAGAGCAGCATGTGCCGTGTGAGTGCAAGCAGTGACTTAAGCGATGAGAGCTCGTGCAGCAGCATGAGCAGTGCTACCACAAAGCCGCACAAAGGAAATGATTCAAGGTGGGAAGCGATCCAAGTGGTCAAATCCAGGGATGGGGTTCTTGGTCTGAACCAATTTAGGCTGCTTAAGAAGCTGGGTTCTGGTGATATTGGCAGTGTGTATCTCTCTGAATTGAGTGGCACGAAGAGTCACTTTGCAATGAAGGTGATGGACAAAACATCTTTGGCGAGTCGGAAGAAGCTGCTTCGGGCACAGACTGAGCGGGAAATACTGCAGTCCCTGGATCATCCATTTTTACCAACCCTATATACTCATTTTGAGACAGACAAGTTTTCGTGTCTGGTTATGGAGTTCTGCCCCGGAGGGGATCTGCACACTCTTCGACAAAGGCAGCCtggaaaacatttttcagaACAAGCAGCAAA GTTCTATGTAGCAGAGGTGCTCCTTGCATTGGAGTACCTGCATATGCTCGGGATCATATACCGTGATCTCAAGCCAGAAAATGTCCTAGTTCGGGAGGATGGCCACATCATGCTGACTGATTTTGACCTCTCTCTTCGCTGTTCAGTGAGCCCAACCGTGATCAGGTCCGCAAATCCTGGCTtggatgcaatgcaaaggAATAATGCAGCATACTGTGTCCAGCCTGCTTGCATTCAACCATCATGTGTTGCTCCAACCACATGCTTTGGGCCTCGATTCTTCTCAAAGTCCAAGTCCAAATCCAAGTCCAAGAAGGACAAATCAAAGCCTGATGTCGTGAACCAAGGTAACCTCTTCCCTGAGATGATCGCGGAGCCAACTGATGCTCGGTCCATGTCCTTTGTTGGCACCCATGAGTACTTGGCCCCAGAAATAGTAAAAGGGGAAGGCCATGGCAGCGCGGTGGATTGGTGGACATTTGGCATATTCTTATACGAACTACTGTTTGGCAAGACCCCTTTCAAGGGTTCAGGCAACCGGGCTACCCTTTTCAATGTGGTTGGTCAGCCCTTGCGGTTCCCGGAGTCCCCGCTGGTGAGCTTTTCTGCCAGGGACATGATAAGGGGATTACTGGTCAAGGACCCGCAGCACAGACTTGGCCACAAGCGTGGAGCTACGGAGATAAAGCAGCACCCCTTCTTCGAGGGAGTGAACTGGGCTCTTATAAGATGCGCGAGCCCTCCAGACATACCGAAGCCCGTGGAGCTCGATTGCCGCCCCAAGCAAGTTCCGTCTACAAATGGGAAGGTCGTGCCGGCTGCCAACCAAAAGGGCTCAGATAACTATCTAGAGTTTGAATTCTTCTAG
- the LOC100840263 gene encoding probable E3 ubiquitin-protein ligase XERICO, which yields MGISSMPAPKESLLIYLLFNAVVSIAALAGLLRSVLVFLGLPAPPPLLSGEDGESDHHHQQQLAAGPSLAERFRSRFRPARFGRRRGGAAAAAPDCRVCLVRFEAEAVVNRLPCGHLFHRACLETWLDYDHATCPLCRSRLLPPAAADDSRSPPAPGLAWI from the coding sequence ATGGGCATCTCCAGCATGCCGGCGCCCAAGGAGAGCCTCCTGATCTACCTGCTCTTCAACGCGGTGGTCTCGATCGCCGCCCTGGCAGGCCTGCTTAGATCGGTGCTCGTGTTCCTCGgcctgccggcgccgccgccgctgctgtccggggaggacggcgagagcgaccaccaccaccagcagcagctcgcgGCGGGGCCCAGCCTGGCGGAGAGGTTCAGGAGCAGGTTCCGCCCGGCGCGCTTCGGCCGGaggcgtggcggcgccgcggcggcggcgcccgacTGCCGCGTCTGCCTGGTCCGGTTCGAGGCGGAGGCCGTGGTGAACCGCCTCCCCTGCGGTCACCTCTTCCACCGCGCCTGCCTCGAGACCTGGCTCGACTACGACCACGCCACGTGCCCGCTCTGCcgctcccgcctcctcccgcccgccgccgccgacgactcgcggtcgccgccggcccccgGCCTGGCCTGGATTTAG